The Jatrophihabitans endophyticus genome includes the window CTCCCCGAGGTCCGCAACAGCCTGCTGGCCGCGGCCGGCGGGCTCTTCCGGCTGGGGCGGCACATCCCACCGACCGTGGCCATGCAGTGGGCGCTGACCGGCGACTACTTCCCCGCCGCCCGGGCCTACGAGCTCGGACTGATCAACGAGGTCGTCCCGGCCGGCGACGCGCTGCGGGCGGCCCGGGAGCTGGCGGCGCGGATCTGCCGGAACGCGCCGCTGGCCGTCCAGCACTCGCGGGCCGTGATGCTCGAGGCCACCTGGCTGCCCGAGGACGAGGCGTGGCGGCGCAACACCGAGGCCATGCGCGAGCTCGGCCGCACCGCCGACTTCCACGAGGGCATGGCGGCGGCGGCCGAGAAGCGTCCCCCGAAGTGGACCGCGTCGTGACCGGACGGGCACGAGCGCAGCAGGTCGTCGTCATCGGGGTCGGCCAGCTGCGCCACAACCGCGACCGCACCGTCGACGACGCGCGCGAGCCGATGGACCTCCTCCTGACCGCCGCCCACCGCTGCGCCGCCGACGCGGGTCTCGACCCCGCCGTGTTGCGCGAGCTCGATCTGCTCGACGTCGTGCAGATCGTGTCGTGGAACTACCACGACGCGGCCGCCGCCGCGGCCCACCGACTCGGCGCGACCAACGCCGTGACGTCGACCAGCGGCGTCGGGGGTCACCAGCCGGTGGCGCGGCTGCTCGACCTCGCGCGGCGGCTCGGCGACGGCGAGGGCGGCCTGGCCCTGCTGGCCGGTGCCGAGGCGCAGTCCTCGCTCGACGCGCTCGCCAAGGCCGGGGTGGCCAACCCGTGGCCCCGCGACCCCGGCGGCATGCGGGAGTTCCCGCGCGAGGTCGGCGGAACCGAGCGCATGTGGGACCTCGGTCTGGTGGCGCCGATCCGCGTGTACCCGCTGTTCGAGAACCGGTTGCGCGCCGAGCTCGGGCAGAGCTTCGCCGAGTCCCAGGACTGGTCGGCCCGGCTCTACTCGGCGTTCAGCGAGATCGCGACCACCAACGACGCGGCGTGGAACCCGACGCCGGCCACCCCCGCCGAGATCCGCACCGTCGGGCCCGACAACCGCATGATCTGCTTCCCGTACCCGCTGCGGATGAACGCCTTCGCCGGGGTCGACCAGGCGGCCGCGGTGCTGCTGGCCACCGCCGAGACGGCCGACGCGCTCGGCGTGCCCGCGCACCGACGGATCGCCGTCGTCGCCGGCGCCGAGGCCGCCGACAGCGAGGACGTCCTCGACCGTCCCGGCTTCGGTGCGTCGCCGGGACTGGACGCGGTGCTGGACCGTGCGCTCGCGCGGGCGGGCCGCGACGTCGCCGACCTCGACGTGATCGACCTGTACAGCTGCTTCCCGGTCGTGCCCAAGCTCGCCGCCCTGCACCTCGACGCCACCGACCGCCCGGTCACGGCGACCGGCGGGCTGTCCTCGTTCGGCGGCCCGCACAACGACTACTCGACCCATGCGCTCGTCGCCACCGTCCGCGCGTTGCGGGCCGCCAGCGGCACCGGCCTGGTGTACGCGAACGGGGAGTACCTGACCCGGCACGCCGCCGTCGTGCTGTCCTCCGACGTCACCGCGACCGGCGCGCCGGTCGTGGACCCGGTGGACCCGGCGCCGCCCGGTCCCGCGGCGCCGGCCTACCTCGACGGGTACACCGGGGCGGTCACGGTCGAGACGTACACCGTCGAGTACGACCGGACCGGCGAGCCCGCGCGGGCCTACGTCGTGGCGCGCACCCCGCGCGGCGAGCGCACGGCGGCCCGGGCGTCGCGCGCCGACGCTCACACCCTCGCGATGCTGGTCGACGAGGACGTCGAACCGGTCGGCCGCGGTGGCTCGGTCGTCGCCGTGGACGGCCGGCGCACCTTCGTCGCGGACCGGAGCGCGTGATGGAAGGCGATGCGCGGGACTTCGGCTTCCTGCAGGTGTGGGACGCGGTCGCCGCCGCCGTGGGCACGCGCGAGTGCGTGGTGCAGGGCGATCGTCGCTCGACCTGGGACGAGACCGCCGAGCGCAGCCGACGTCTCGGCTGGTGGCTGACCGGCCAGGGGTTCGGTGCCCGTGGCGAGGTGGCGTCGTGGGAGTCGCCCAACGACACGGTGGGCATCCTGCTGCGCAACCGCGCCGAGTTCCTGGAGACCACCCTCGGCTGCTACCGGGCGCGCTGCGCGCCCTTCAACGTCAACTACCGCTACACCGGCGAGGAGGTCGCCTACCTGCTGCGTGACGCCGGCGCCGCCGTCCTCGTCTACCAGCGCGAGTTCGCCGCCGTCGTCGCGGACGCGGTCGGCCGGCTCGCGGACCCGCCCCGGCTGGTCCTGGTCGAGGACGGCTCGCCGACCGAACCGGCGGCCGCCTCGGTCGAGTTCGAGCAGGCGCTGTCCGACGCGGTCCGCCCGTCGGTCGAACCGGTGCCCAGCCCGGATGACGTGCACGTGCTCTACACCGGCGGCACCACCGGCATGCCGAAGGGCGTCATGTGGCCGCTGCGCGAGCTGGTGAGCGGGGCCACCGGCGCCGTGGTGGCCTCGCCGGCCGCCGCTGCGACGAAGGCTCCGGGGCGTGGCTGGCTGCGCGCGTTGCCGGCGCCCCCGCTGATGCACGGCGCCGCGCTGTGGTTCGCCTACAACGCGTGGACGCGCGGGGCGACCATCGTGCTCGACCCCATCGTCGACCGCTTCGACGCCGACCAGGCGGTCGCGCTGATGCGGGCGGAGTCGGTGACCTGGCTGGCCGTGGTCGGCGACGTCTTCGCCACCCCGCTGGTGGCTGCCCTCGACCGCGCCGCGGCCGACGGCGGCGTGCCCGCCGCGCTGTCCTACGTCTTCTCCAGCGGGGCCGCGCTGGGCGAGACGGCCTGGAACGGCCTGCTGCGCCACTACCCGAGCCTGGCCGTCGTCAACGCGCTCGGCTCGTCCGAGACCGGGCCGCAGGCCTTCCAGACCGGCGCGGACCGGACCGCGGCGTTCCGTCCCGGGCCGGACACGGTCGTCGTCAGCGAGGACCATCGGCGCATCCTCGGCGCACACGACCCGGGCGTGGGCTGGCTGTCCAACGGCGGGACGCTGCCGCGCGGCTACCTCGGCGACCGGGCGCGCACCGAGCAGACCTTCCGCGAGGTCGGCGGCCGTCGCGTCGCGGTGTCGGGGGACCGGGCCGCCGTCGCCGCCGACGGTGCCGTCACCTTCCTCGGCCGCGCGTCGAACGTCATCAACACCGGCGGCGAGAAGGTGTACGCCGAGGAGGTCGAGGGTGCGCTCGCGCGGCATCCGGCCGTGGCCGACGCCGTGGT containing:
- a CDS encoding AMP-binding protein, coding for MEGDARDFGFLQVWDAVAAAVGTRECVVQGDRRSTWDETAERSRRLGWWLTGQGFGARGEVASWESPNDTVGILLRNRAEFLETTLGCYRARCAPFNVNYRYTGEEVAYLLRDAGAAVLVYQREFAAVVADAVGRLADPPRLVLVEDGSPTEPAAASVEFEQALSDAVRPSVEPVPSPDDVHVLYTGGTTGMPKGVMWPLRELVSGATGAVVASPAAAATKAPGRGWLRALPAPPLMHGAALWFAYNAWTRGATIVLDPIVDRFDADQAVALMRAESVTWLAVVGDVFATPLVAALDRAAADGGVPAALSYVFSSGAALGETAWNGLLRHYPSLAVVNALGSSETGPQAFQTGADRTAAFRPGPDTVVVSEDHRRILGAHDPGVGWLSNGGTLPRGYLGDRARTEQTFREVGGRRVAVSGDRAAVAADGAVTFLGRASNVINTGGEKVYAEEVEGALARHPAVADAVVVGRPSERWGHEVVALVAVSLDVDDAELKQFCARDLAGYKIPKAFLRVPAIRRAPNGKVDYTWAREHATGEPSPRTQEVER
- a CDS encoding crotonase/enoyl-CoA hydratase family protein → MPEVQFEPDPDTHVAVIRLDRPEARNAVTGDMAEAIEAALDTVEGDDRLWVTVVTGTDDVFCSGGDLREVAAGDPRMRTRRGGFAGIVRRERRKPLVAAVEGPAVGGGTEIVLASDLVVAGDGATFGLPEVRNSLLAAAGGLFRLGRHIPPTVAMQWALTGDYFPAARAYELGLINEVVPAGDALRAARELAARICRNAPLAVQHSRAVMLEATWLPEDEAWRRNTEAMRELGRTADFHEGMAAAAEKRPPKWTAS
- a CDS encoding acetyl-CoA acetyltransferase; its protein translation is MTGRARAQQVVVIGVGQLRHNRDRTVDDAREPMDLLLTAAHRCAADAGLDPAVLRELDLLDVVQIVSWNYHDAAAAAAHRLGATNAVTSTSGVGGHQPVARLLDLARRLGDGEGGLALLAGAEAQSSLDALAKAGVANPWPRDPGGMREFPREVGGTERMWDLGLVAPIRVYPLFENRLRAELGQSFAESQDWSARLYSAFSEIATTNDAAWNPTPATPAEIRTVGPDNRMICFPYPLRMNAFAGVDQAAAVLLATAETADALGVPAHRRIAVVAGAEAADSEDVLDRPGFGASPGLDAVLDRALARAGRDVADLDVIDLYSCFPVVPKLAALHLDATDRPVTATGGLSSFGGPHNDYSTHALVATVRALRAASGTGLVYANGEYLTRHAAVVLSSDVTATGAPVVDPVDPAPPGPAAPAYLDGYTGAVTVETYTVEYDRTGEPARAYVVARTPRGERTAARASRADAHTLAMLVDEDVEPVGRGGSVVAVDGRRTFVADRSA